Part of the Rhinolophus ferrumequinum isolate MPI-CBG mRhiFer1 chromosome 25, mRhiFer1_v1.p, whole genome shotgun sequence genome, CTGCTGCCCCCTGTGGGCCGATACCAGGAGGGGAGAACAGGCCGTGGGAAAGTGCACACCTCGGGCCCACGGGAGACGTCGGGACGATGCTCCCAGAGCTGGGCGCCTCTCCTGCCCCCAGTCCAGGGGCGCTGGGCGCACTttgctgtggggacaggaagCCAGACGCGTGTCACTGTGCGTCTGCTGCATCACTGAGGGTGTGTCGGACGCCATAAGTCCCCATCGTCCACACCAGGCAAGCAGACGCACATCGTGGCAGAGGGTAGGAGCTCTGGGAGTTCAGACATTGTCATCTCAGAGGAGCCAAGGCTCAGGTACAAGCCACCTGTTGGAAGTCCCAAATGAGTGTGTGCAGAATTAGAGGAAGACGTTTCCCTGGGGTCTGTGAACTCAGCCGAGGGCAGAGCATTGGTGCTTCTCTTAGCGTCCTTGCCCTGGACAGCCACCGTGTGACCCGTGGGAGAGGGGTAGCTTCAAGGGATGAAGGCGTGGGTCCCACATGCAGCTGGACGATGGTTTCAGCAAGGGGCCCTTTCTGAACCACTAGGGTTTCCGGTGTTGCATTGGAGGGCGGAGTCAGGACTGATTCCTGATGCTGCTGAGAGCAGGTAACCGCGGGGAGAGACTCACAAAGAACTGGCTGAGCGTGATGCTGGCAGCTCAGGTGCTGTCACATCTGGCGGCAGACCTGATAGGAGAGGTGACCAGCTGTCCCGATGGACACTGCTGCGGGGGAGGGCTGACTGTACCCCGGGCATCAGGCGTGGAGGGGCAATGACCATCTGTCTGTCACCCGGGCGAACCGCATCTATCATCACCTGTCACCTCACCCTGAGTTAGGTCGTCACCTCCCGAGGGCCCCAGCAGGCATCCACGGCCCTGTTGTGTTAGTTACTTGTTGCTACACAATTCAGTGACTCACCCCCAAACTTAACAGCTTGAAAGAAGACCAGGTGGTACCTCTCACTGTCTCTGGAtcggggaggcaggagaggcttAGTGGGACCTCTGATGGGCTACAGTCCAGCTGGCGCCTGGACCTGCCCTCTCATCTCAGGCTCACTGGGGAAGGTCTGCGTCCGTGCTCCGTGGTTGGTGGCAGGTCTCAGCCCCTCACTGCCTGGGCCAGAGGCCACGCTCAGGTCTGGTCCTGTGGGCATCTCCTGAGGGCTGCGAGCAGCGTGGCGGCTTGCTTCCccagagtgagaaagagagaagaaccaAGGAAAGGGCACTGGGCTAGATAGAGGTCGGACCCTTTGAAAACCTCACCTTGGCAGTGACAGCCATACCTTTTCTATAATCTTTCGTTAGGAGAAATGACTAGGTCCAGCTCACAAAGTGGAGACCAGGTGTGGGGGTCACTGGGGCTCCTTAGAACTCTGCCCACGCCCCAATCCATTCCAGCTGGTCAGTACCCATGCCACACCCGGGTCCAGATTCTGAGTACCACCTGTGCGTCGGCCCGAGCCCACACCCGCCTGGCCTTGCGGCCCCTGCCATGCTTCGCGCACAGCCCCGGACCGTCTGGTCCACAAGTCAGCACCTGTTAAACTGACCTGACCCTTTGACAGGCCAGCTCGGGACAGCGAGGAAGAGGACGAGGACGAGCGGCGGGGACGGGGCTGTGCCCTCCAGTACCAGCACGCCATGGTGCGTGTGTTGACACAGTTTGTGGCTGAGGCAGCCGACGGCGGGGGCCACCTGGCCCACCTGCTGGGCTCAGACTGGCAGGTGGACATCACGGAGCTGGTGACAGACTTCATGCAGGTGGCTGAGCCCCGGATCGTCCGCCTGCACGGGGGCCAGGTGCTGGCTGGCCAGGAGCTCGGGATGACCACCATTCAGGTAAGACGCAGGACAAGGGCTCTCGCTGCTGCTCGTGAAGGATTGTGCGTGTCCAGCCAAACGTGTCTGCCCCGTGGACGAGACCTAGCAGACGCCACAGCTGACTAATGAGGTGAAAGCCCTCAGTTCCTGCCATCAGTCCAGAGGCTGTGCCAGCACTGCTGCCTGGAATCGTCACCACGGTGACCACTTGCTCTAAGGGCCAGTGGCCATGCCCAGAGGAAATGGCGTAGCGTTCAGAAATGGGGTGTTACGGACGGGGGCCGGGCACGCTCGGCCTGGGGGTGGGTCACCTACTCCTGAGCCCTTAGGACTCAGTGGGAATAAGTAAAGGTCACGTGTCCACTTCCTTCTGGGGACGCACATCTCACGCTCACTGCCATGCAAAGTGTTCTGCCCAGACTCGGAAACGGAAGGTGGCACCCGGATGACCAGGTTTAAGGAGCTCGGGGAAACTGGTGTCTTGAAAGACATCTTCATAGATATCACCAACACCTTGAAAAGAGAAATCGGTCCAAAAAGCAGGTGGAAGGAGGATGGAACCCATTTCATCCAGAAAGTTGAGGCTTCATAGGGAACAGCTCGTTGTTAACGTGGGGGAGGCGTGAAGAGACGGAGACGTGACCCCATAGACGTTCTTCAGAGGCGGGATTTCCTCGTCAGGGTCCAACCTTGAGTGTCACCTCCACTGCGCAGGCCATCACAGCTGCCCAGAGGAGGAGGGAGTTTTGGGGTACTCCTATCAGGGATGGAGGGAGCTTGAGCTTCACTGCTCAGTTTCCCCGAGTGTGGCGAGTGGGCTCCCAGGACACAAGGGACTATTTAGGTGGTACATGCACCAACAATGTCCCCTCTGCCACACATTGGTTATTGTGTGAGTAACATATAAATATCCACCTAGCATATCAAGCCCATTGTTCTTTGATgctatgaagtttttttttttaacaaagcatgtaagtaaaatgaaaaattttcatcAAAAACTGCACTAATTGATAGTAGGGACCATCCATGCTGTAGAAGAATCATAAAGTCAGTCCTGATTTGTGAGAAAGTTCCTACTTCCTCTCGAGGACTTGGGGGACGCAAGGTGGGTAACGGCATTTGTGTTTGTGGTGGGGAGGCTGCCAAGTCCTACACCATCCACTCCTTGGCACCATCTTACTGTTACtttaagaaaacattgttttcacaAGCAAGTACATCTTCTGGAAGAAAACGTTAGTGGGACAGACCTGTTTCTGTTGATTCTGGCTCATTTGTCGTCCTCTGCCCCACCCTGCAAGGGACATCACTTGTGCTATTGTGGAAATTGCTGGGACCTGGAAGGCTCTCCTTTGCCATGTTGGTTCTCCCTTTCAGATCCTGTCGCCTCTGTCGGATGCCATCTTGGCTGAAAAGACCATCACTGTGCTGGAAGAGAAAGTGACAATCACAGACCTTGGGGTCCAGCTGGTGACAGGGCTGTCACTCTCCTTGCAGCTCAGCCCAGGGAGCAACAGAGCCATCTTCGCCACAGCAGTGGCTCAGGAGCTTTTACAGAGGCCCAAACAGGTATGGAAGCAGAGCTTGGGACAGTGTAGGGTGGGCCACACACCAGGTGAGGTCCTACGCCAGGTGAGGTCACACACCAGGTGAGGTCCTATGCCAGGTAAGGTCATACAAAAGCTGTGGTTACACATCATGTGAGTCACATCAACCCAGTGGACTCGGGTCCCAGGTCGGGTGGGGTAGGTAATTCACTGGGTGGACTTGTGCATTGAGCAGGGTCACACACTGGGTGAGGTCACACATTAGATTAGGTGACACATCAGGGAAAGTCACTAGCCAGGGATCCCACCACACAGTGGGATCGCACATCAGCCAGGGATCCCACCACACAGTGGGATCGCACATCAGCCAGGGGTCCCGCCACACAGTGGGATCGCACATCAGCCAGGGGTCCCGCCACACAGTGGGATCGCACATCAGCCAGGGGTCCCGCCACACAGTGGGATCGCACATCAGCCAGGGGTCCCGCCACACAGTGGGATCGCACATCAGCCAGGGATCCCGCCACACAGTGGGATCGCACATCAGCCAGGGGTCCCGCCACACAGTGGGATCGCACATCGGGTCATCCATCTGGGACAGGGCTTGTGAAAAGCAGcctgctctgcctcctgcttcctAGTTCTCCAAAATggagacacaaaacaaaacaaaaccaaacaaagtgGTTGCAGTGAGTGAAGGGTGACAGGCCACCAGGAGCCAGAGAGCCTAGACACTCCGCACTGAGCATCACGCGAGGTGGCTCTGGGGCCCCTGTGCCATCACCTGCTCCGGCCATCCAGGCAGCTGTGGCCGGGACATGGCTGTGCCTCGCTGGGGAGTGGCAGGGCAGGATGGGCCAGACTCCAGGTGGTGTCCACAGCCTGCTGCTCGGTCCCTGCAAGCGAAACGGGGCGACGGGTCTAGGGTGACAGGAGGCTGGGGAGACTGCTGCCACACTGCCACTGTGTAGCTCAGGCCAGAAATACAGAACCTTGGTGACGTCACTCAGGCCTTCTTCCTCTTGATGGAAACGAGTGTGAGCTGACAGAGTGTGTgctacgtgtgtgtgcatgctcacGCGTGTGGTGTGTGTCGACACGTATGTGCTGGGTCTTGATACGATGGTTTCCAAACGCAGGGCACGGTGCACAGGGATTTGCAGATGTTGTGGGTCCCCTCCCCCTTAGAGGTGGGCAAACATTATTTCTTGGGAGGAACATGGAGATTTCAGTGAAAGCTGCTTACCAACCAGAGGCGGTGCTGTCAGGCTgggcttctctgagccccaggaaATGGGACCATCTGTCTTCCCGTGGGCCTGCTCAGGGGTCTTCCTGGCGGCTTCCCTCATCCATCAGGAAGCCCTCCTGGGAGCTGCCCCCTCAGCAAGTCCATTGCTGCCTTGGCCCCTCTTGTACCCACGGAGGCTGTGGCTGTGTCTGAGCAGGAAGCAGCTAAGACATACGTGCCCCAGGACACGCAGAGTGTCCTGTTTCCCTGCCCTGCCAGTGCTTCATGCCCCCTCACCTGTTAGGGGTTTGACTCTGCTCTTTGTACGCCGACGTTTGGATTAGAAAACATTGAAAGTGGATGATCCCAGGAACAGACGTGAACTCTTTTCAAAGGCAAACCTCCCTTCGCTCAGGACAGGATGCAAACAAGTGACAGATAGCAAAGGACAGACAGCCTGAGGCTCCCTCCTGTCTCCCCAGTGATGAAATGAGGTGAGTGCCAGTCGCCAGTCGGGAGTTAAGGAAGCGATAGGCACAGTTGGAAGGGGGGGGGCAAAGGGCtgacccctccccgccccgcagAGCGGAGCCTGCTTCTCTGCGTTGGTGCCGTGGCCCTTGGGCCTGCGGGGAGCTTGGCTCAGTCACCCCAGTTTCAAGGAATCCACCGTGCATCTGAGTTTCCTGCTGCAGTGTCGTGGCGGCTGGGAAGAACCTGGGAAACCAGGACCGCGTCGCTGTCCCGGCAGCAGTTTCACCTGGCAGCTCGTGCGAGCCCACGCCGAGCATATGAGTATTTACTGGCTGAGCCGAGGGAGGAGTTGTTCTTCTTTGCACAGACTGGACACCACCCGAGGAACATTACTGCTGCCATGTCAGGGGCTCTTTGGTTGCAGGAAAGAGAAACCCACTAGAGCAATGTCCAAGAACACGGGATTTACTGTAGAGATGAGGCCCCAGCTGGAAGAACTGGAGGAGCGGGGGGCGAGCAGGCTCTGCCACCCCACTCTCTCCCTCCTGAGTCCCTTTGGTCTCATGGATTACGTTTCTGCTGACGCCCGGACCTTCGTGCTGCTCCATTGCCAGCATTCTATGCGCTCCCGCTCGCTCGTCTTCCCACGGCTGGCTGCTTCGGGCCCCCTTTCTGACTGCAGATGAGAGAGGCGCTGGTGGACGGGGTGCTCTCCCTGCAGCCGCCGTCCTGAAGCAGCTGGACAGGTCACGTGCCTCCTGGGCCTGCTCCTCACTCAGGCCTCGGGGAGAGGGCGGGAGGAGGGGCAGCAGGGGCCTGCCGAGCTCGGCCACGCGCGGTGGTGTCTTCACGAAGCTGAAGGCACCCACTAAATGGAGGGTATCTCCTTCCTCCACTGTGAGCGCCCTGGCCAGACGCATCCCCAGGGAAGTCGGTCTAAAACAACGAAGTTAGAGGTCGGTAGGTGGAAGACGGGCACCAACCTTGGCCACCCTTTGGCCTCCCAGTTTCTCCCAGTGGTGGGGTGGCtggtgggtgggaggcagagacTCTCCAAATCTGGTGCGTCTCCTCTGGCTGCTTTAGGTCCTTGTGTCCAAGCCAAGACTGCCCACAAGCTACAGTGGACCCACTTCTGTAGGCCCAGAGAAGGCGGAAGCAATGAACTCAAAGCCTGCAGCACCTCTGGCGTGTCCTTGCCTGGATTAGGGGCTTTGATCTGTGTCATGAGTCATACATGGGGACACGGCATTAAAGCatcttaaaaataatgcaataaacaGTTTTCACTGCAGCGTGTAACACTTGTAACCAGTAATATGCTGTGACGTGTAATTTATTATTGTGCACACGTGGGTCTTGCACAGCCAAGACGGTTCGTTCAGCAGCCCGGGAAACAAAGCGAATCTTATTATGGGGTGTTTCTCGCTGGTGCTATTTTGTTACTGTCCCTTTAGTGTTggggttttcttttggttttccatctttataggaatgaattttctttcattcccatAGTACTTCTCATAGCTTATTTCTACACCACTGCAGAGTTTTGGCTTTGTTCTTCTGATATTGTTTCTGTTACAGTATCTCTTTTGCTGAGAGTTGGTGTCCGCGAGCTTTGGGGCCGTTCTGACTGACTTCTTTTCTTCAACAGGAAGCAGCCATCAGTTGCTGGGTCCAGTTCAGTGACGGCTCTGTCACGCCCTTGGACATTTACGACGGGAAAGACTTCTCCTTGACGGCCACCTCCTTGGATGAGAAGGTGGTCTCCATCCATCAGGACCCCAAATTCAAGTGGCCTCTAATCGCTGCTGAAAGCGAAGGACAGGGTGCTTTGGTGAAGGTGGAAATGGTCATCAGTGAATCGTGCCAGAAATCCAAGCGGAAGAGCGTGCTAGCCGTGGGGACAGCCAACATCAAAGTGAAGTTTGGCCAACACGATGCCAACCCCAACACCAGTGACAGCAGACACATGGGCACAGGAGCCCACCTGGAAAACAGCGTCCGTGACCGAAGACCTAAGAAGCCCCTGCAAGAGTGGCGGAGTCAAGAGGGACAGTTCTACAGCAGCTCTTCCACGGGCCTCACGGAAGGAAGAGGGTCCACCACAGAGAGGTCAACCTTCCAGAACAACAACGGCCGGGAAAGACTCTTAGATGATGGCAGCCGCCTGGATACCTTCCCAGCGCAGGCGGACGTCCCCCGAAGCCATGGGGAGGCGGACGAGGATGACCCCGCCCAGGCAGCCAAAGGCCTGAGCGACCTGGAGGTCGGCATGTACGCCCTGCTGGGCGTCTTCTGCCTGGCCATCCTGGTGTTCCTCATCAACTGTGTGACCTTTGCGTTGAAGTACAGGCATAAGCAGGTGCCCTTGGAAGAGCAGGAAGGTCTGAGTCACTCCCACGATTGGGTTGGGCTGACCCACCGGGCAGAACTGTTGGAGAATCACGTGAACTTGGTGTCGTCTCAGGATGAGCAAATCACCGCCGTGGACAGAGGCCTGGACTTCGAAGAGAGTAAGCGTCTCCTGCACACCAACTCCCCAAAGAGCATCAATGGGCCGCTGTTCCGATCTCCGGGACTTGCAGTCGTGGACGGGAAAGGTCAGAAGAGCGAGCCACCAACGTCCCCTAcctcaaaaaggaaaagagtgaaaTTCACCACCTTCACCACCGTCTCACCGGATGACGGGTGCCCCGCCGTGCATTCTATAGTGACCGGCGGTGAGGAAAACGCAAGCTGGGACCTGGACCCTGGGGAACGCAGAGAGCGACACAGCTACCTGGAGGGGTTACATGAAGGTGTGTAAGCAGGACATTCGCAGGCAGTGCTTCCCACTCACCTTTCGGCCTTTAATTTGGGGATGTGTGGcaatgggggaggggacaggacaaGATTTGGAGAGCCCCAGAGAACGCCCCTGGCTCAGTGGGGAGGCCCGAGTCGGACCCATGCACTCATTCCAGCTTACAGTGTCTGGTCAATGTTAAGAGGTTTGTCCTGTGTGGCGAGATGTTTAGAACTTGGAAGAAAAATGGGTTCTGCATCCCTGGGCTTCTGAGAGCTTCCAACAAAGAGCAGTCCCTCTCTTTCTTTAAGCAACACGATTTGGGTGTTGTGAAGTCCACATGGTTCCAGTATTGAATACTGCAGACTATGGAAGAAAAGTGAAGGGGATCGATGGGGGACGTGTGTCCTTGGAACTGGAGCAGGTCGTCTTGCTGAGAGCGCCACCAGAGGCAGCGTGATTGTTCCCTATCATCGCCTGGGTGCTGGGTCAGAGCAGGCCCGGCTACTACAGCCCAGGCAGCTGCTCAGAAGGACGTAAAGGGAGCACGTGGAGACATGGGCCACACGTACCTTTGTAACTGGATGCCaagaacagacaaacaaacagaagccCTCGTAGCGGTTCAGGGCAGGCCTCGGTGGAAACCAGGGGTGTGGGCCCAGAATCTCAATCAGGTTCAAAGCAGTGGGCTTTTTTTAGCAAGTTCACTATGTTGAAATCTGTACTCCCTACTGCGTCACCACCCTTCCACAGTCACTGGTCCTTGGGGGGTAGTGGGGGCAGTTTCCAGCGTTCACAAAGTCTTTGTGTCAGCTGCTAGGTGACGGCCATAGAGAAGCCCCACCAGGCGCCCTTCACACGTCCTTGGAAGAGGCTGGTCTTTGAGGGTAAAGAGGAGTCATGAGGAATTCAACACTGACAGACGCAGGGCCGTGCTTCTCTAGAAAGAAGACGGCCATTTGGCGGTGGGTCTGGCGACAGTCACGTTGGGTCTCCCATCCAGGGCTATTGACACAAAGGTGTGTCGTGTGCAGGGTAAGCAGAATCGGGGCTCTGGGTGTGTAAGGGTGGGTGTGGCACAACGTAAGGCCCCCACCTTGGAGAGAGGGACGGACCCGACGCACCAACGGATGGCGGTTCTATGCAAGCGTTTGGTTCTGGGCAGTCCTGAAAGGTTAACGCGGCTTGAACTCAGGATGGCCCGTGAATGTTCTCAAATCCCTCGGAGGCAAAGCCCAGAAACatggaggtggaggaagaggtGAGCAGAGTCACGCGTGGCCCGAGGCAGAGACCATGCCAGCCAGACCCTGAGAGACACAACTGAGGCCAGAGCTGCGAGAGGCACGGCTGTGGAAtcaggatctctctctctctctctctctctctctctctctctctctctctctctctctgtctgggtTTTCCCCTGtgtcactttctgtctctctctcctctaattctctctttctctgggtgTCCGTGTCTCTCCGTGTgtgtctccctcccttttctctctctgactctacATAAGCCTATGATTCAATCCCCCTTAACAACGTGGACAGCTTACCCTCCCGCCCTCAGCACGCTCCCCTCCAGCTGAGGCATTTCCCACTTGCCGGGGATATCTGTCGCCCTGTGCCCAGGTTTACTGACCCCGTCGGCTCGGGTGATGAGACTCACCCTCCCTGATGACACGCCTGTGCTTGCAGCGGCCTCCCTACTTCCCACTCGAGCCCACGAGCGGTCTGTTCCGTCCCACAGCCGCTGGACCCCTCAGTCTCTGTGCGAGCAGAAGGTACTGCAGATCATAAGGATGTAATCTGTATTTATAAACCTCCCGACTGTAAATATAAAGTTTGCCTTCAGCGTGTTTATGGCCATCCTTCGTCTTTCCACACGCTGACCCCCTTCTGAGGGGCTGGCGTCAACTGCAAATGGCTCTGCAAACGCTGTGGCTTTGGGTAAATGAACACACAGATGTAAGGATCCCAGCGCTATCCAATTACACCCTTACATCGTGTAACGCCGCTCTCTACTCTGAGACGATGTTGACACATGATGACAAAGTGCATTGTGCAGTAAGTGTCCCTCCTTCAGGACCTGAAAGGATTTGCAAATAAATCAACATGCAATTCTGCACTAAAAGCCCGCTGATGGATGGCAGCAAGCGAGAACTGCGGCAGGCGCGCGTAGATCCCAGCCTCCTTTCCGGCTGGAGCGAGGAAACCACCCTGGCCTTGCCTTGGATCTCACACGTCCTACATTCAGATGTCAACCTCCTGAggcgtgtgtgtgcctgtggtAACTGGGCCGCGTTAAACACAGGCTGACCTTCAGAGTCCTCTAAAAATCCAATGCAGCACCGAGACGATTCCACAGAAAAAGCGAGTTGCATGAAATCGTGGGTGCATGCAAACGCCGTCAGGTGAAGGGTCGTTCATCTATTCGactggcatttattgagcacctactatgtgctaggaagTATTGCAAGCACTGGGATAGAGCAGTAAATATGGTAGGCCCATGCTTTCTCTCAAACACCTTACATCTCGTAGGGAGTGGGCGAGATGAGAGAAACAACGAACAATTTTCATACCATCGTAAGTTTTATAAAGGACACAGGTTACAGAACAGGCACAGAGTCAGTCAACATTTAGCGCGGTGCCCATTTTACCTAAAACAATCtagatttctgtcttctcttgaaAATTCAGCTGGATGCCCACACTTGGCCCCACCTGGGCATGGTGGGTTTGCTGTGGCCACGTCCAGGCAGGACGCGAGCTCCCCACGTAGCCACAGACCCCCACACCCAGATTGTTTCCGACAGAATGCAAGTGTCACTTACCGTCTATCTACCCCATCTCTTATAACAGGGAAATAATTTGCCCTTGTCATGTTTCTCCCCCAAAGTGCGGGAAACAGATACACACGGAGGGAGCTGTGTGTTCTCCAGACAATGAGGAACAAGTGTATTGCTTTATGGAAGAGGAACTATCCCTGTGTGTCTCCTGGGAAAATACAGAACGTCGTTGTCTGAGAAACGCAGCCTAGAGCGCCACGACCTCACAACCCTTCCTGCGATCTGTGTGCCCAgaactggagaaagaaatgacaagagaGTCTTAAGGAACTGACGTTGCAACAGGGTGTCTTTTGAATATGATTAAAGTGATGCTGCTTGTTTTCTCACACCTGGCCTGTCTCCTCATTCCCGCCACCTGTGGGGCCCCTCCAGGCAATGTGTTACCCCCTTGTTACCTCAGACCAGACCCCAAGCCAATGGAAACCTGCCCCCCAGTGAAAGCCATGGCTTCTCGTGGCCTCTCAGTGCCCAGACCTGAGCTGCCAACAACCCCTCCGTGGGTGTGAGTTTCCAGGGCAGCCGCAACAGCGCCCCACACACTGGGCGCGTGAACCCCAGATAGTTACCGTCTCTCCATCTGGAGGTGGGAAGTTCAAGGTCAGCTGCGGGCAGCCTGGCTCCTTCTGAGGCAGGGTCTGAGGGGCAGACCCTGCTCCTGGGGTCCCCCAGATTCTGGGGGTGACGTGATCTTCGGTGGTCTTGGGCCTGTACATGCTTCACCCCGACCTCTGCCTTCGTGCTCTCGTGGCGTTTTCCACATGGTGTGCTTATGTTTGCATCCAAGTTCTCCTTCGTGTAAGGACACCAGGCGTGTTGGATcaggggcccaccctactccagtaggACCCTGTCCTGACTGGTCACATCTGTAACGACCCTggttccaagtaaggtcacatgTGGACTGGGGGTtaggagggtggggagtggggtgcagGACGACCATAACAGTGGCCTCTGGCCAGAAGGTGTTGGGCAGCTAAACCTATGAGCAGACTGAGGGCAGCTGACCGCTAGGGACCGACCAGGAcacaggtggggggtgggaggtccATGGGCGTGCAGGGAGGTGACTCACCTATAAGTCTTGCCTCACCCTCTTTCACacccacttcacaggtgaggacACCCTGGTGCTGCCCGTGAACGATCTCTCTACCCCTCTGAGAAAGCTCACAACGGCAAATCACTTCCCTGTTTGTCACTTCCCGGGATGTACTGGCTCCTCGCCTGGGTTTGGGGGGCTTTGCTGCAGCAGTGCCCATTGAGGCTCCAGCAGGAGGGCCGGACAACCAGAGGTGTTCCCCAGGGTGGCTGTGTCCTGCAGTCCAGCAGGCGTGGGCGACCTGGGTTAGCACTGGGGGTGACCGAGGGGTCCATTCCCGTGAGTTTTGCTTCCTAGACATTCAGGAAGACTCTGGGACCACATATTCTGGACCCCAGAAAATTGAAGGCTGTGCTGAAGTAGGGAGAGTGAGTCCCCTTCACAAATAACCTCTGTGGGTCCATCACCCTCTGGCTGGATCCCCGTGGGGGTGTCTGAAGGGCTGTCATCTTCTCTGCCATGTCCTCTTTCTTGGAGAGCCAGCCTTTGAATTCCTTCTGGCTGTTTCGCCCTGATGTTCAATCAAGTCCGATCCGCCAGTGACGCTAACAGATGCAGAATATGACGGCCCACGATTGTTTCATGACTGGAAACGCGTCTGTCCTGCTCTCCTGCATCCACAGCGTGTGGTGGCTCTGAGATGAAATCTACTAAGTGAGAGTCCGTGTTTGCTAAATGAAAATTAACGGAGTGACCTTTCAAAACCATAAACCACGTCACTCCCCAGTGTGAGACCCTCCGATAGCCGCCCATAAATCCTAGAATGAAATCCTAAAGGCCCAGTGTGATTCCTCACCGAACTCCAGCCTCACGGGTTTCCTTCTCGCTCTTCCTCTAGCAAAACAAGCTTGTCCCCACCTCGGAGCTTTTGCCCCCTGTTGCTTCTTCTTTACGGAACCCTGTTCTCCCAGATTTTCACAGGTTTGAGGTCTCctcatcattcaggtctcagctcacaTGTCGCTTCCTGAGT contains:
- the LOC117017899 gene encoding transmembrane protein 132D-like; its protein translation is MQIDVEIQEPSDPPATQLVTWQVEYPGGVVSDLGVSKIYVSQKDLIGVIPLAMEAELLNTAILTGETVAVPVKVVSVEEDGTVTHLLTSVQCRSSDEDVIKVSDRCDFVFVNGKEMKGKVGVVVNFSYQHLSRPLEMTVWAPRLPLQIEVTDAELNQVKGWRVPIVPNKRPARDSEEEDEDERRGRGCALQYQHAMVRVLTQFVAEAADGGGHLAHLLGSDWQVDITELVTDFMQVAEPRIVRLHGGQVLAGQELGMTTIQILSPLSDAILAEKTITVLEEKVTITDLGVQLVTGLSLSLQLSPGSNRAIFATAVAQELLQRPKQEAAISCWVQFSDGSVTPLDIYDGKDFSLTATSLDEKVVSIHQDPKFKWPLIAAESEGQGALVKVEMVISESCQKSKRKSVLAVGTANIKVKFGQHDANPNTSDSRHMGTGAHLENSVRDRRPKKPLQEWRSQEGQFYSSSSTGLTEGRGSTTERSTFQNNNGRERLLDDGSRLDTFPAQADVPRSHGEADEDDPAQAAKGLSDLEVGMYALLGVFCLAILVFLINCVTFALKYRHKQVPLEEQEGLSHSHDWVGLTHRAELLENHVNLVSSQDEQITAVDRGLDFEESKRLLHTNSPKSINGPLFRSPGLAVVDGKGQKSEPPTSPTSKRKRVKFTTFTTVSPDDGCPAVHSIVTGGEENASWDLDPGERRERHSYLEGLHEGV